A single genomic interval of Electrophorus electricus isolate fEleEle1 chromosome 2, fEleEle1.pri, whole genome shotgun sequence harbors:
- the snupn gene encoding snurportin-1 isoform X1 — protein sequence MHDERRRHLMSVMEALTQALSSSFSVSREPNSTSAPHPRLGQYKARYSALEQHERRRKFLEQQKLKRLNYVNHARHLADGDWTGTDSDEEEERQKSLSQDEAEDEGMEIEQRRKLPKHYANQLMLSEWLVDVPVDLSSDWLLVVCPVGKRSLVVASKGSTASYTKSGYCVNRFPSLLPGGNRHNSAIGKDYTILDCIYSEVDRTYYILDVMCWRGHPVYDCPTEFRFYWLQSKVEEVEGLSEIGKRNPFRFVSLNSISCSTECIQKTLAQDYSFSVDGLLFYHRETHYTPGSTPLVGWLRPYMVADILGMEVPQCPLTTKPNYAGHQMQQILEHKKTSTEVRPADQNGTYELEHLSTPDTQTEANKHREGMES from the exons ATGCATGACGAACGTCGTCGACATCTAAT GTCCGTAATGGAGGCCTTGACGCAAGCACTCTCCTCCAGTTTCTCTGTATCCAGAGAGCCCAACAGCACATCCGCTCCCCACCCGCGCCTGGGCCAGTATAAGGCTAGATATAGCGCGCTAGAACAGCATGAACGGCGGAGGAAATTCCTGGAGCAGCAAAAACT GAAAAGACTCAACTACGTGAATCATGCCCGCCACTTGGCCGATGGAGACTGGACGGGGACGgacagtgatgaagaggaggagagacaaaAGAGCCTGTCACAGGATGAAGCGGAAGATGAAGGAATGGAGATTGAGCAACGACGAAAGCTGCCAAAGCACTACGCCAACCAG CTGATGCTGTCAGAGTGGCTGGTGGATGTCCCTGTGGATCtaagctctgattggctgctcgTGGTCTGTCCTGTAGGGAAGCGCTCTCTTGTTGTTGCATCTAAG GGTTCCACTGCGTCATACACTAAAAGTGGGTACTGTGTAAATCGTTTCCCCTCTTTGCTACCAGGAGGGAACAGGCACAATTCAGCCATAGGGAAAG ATTATACCATCCTAGACTGCATTTACAGTGAAGTGGATAGGACCTACTACATCCTGGATGTGATGTGCTGGAGAGGACATCCTGTATATGACTGTCCT ACAGAGTTCCGGTTCTACTGGTTGCAGTCGAAGGTTGAAGAGGTGGAAGGACTGTCCGAGATTGGCAAACGGAATCCT TTCCGTTTTGTGAGTCTTAACAGCATCAGCTGTTCAACAGAGTGCATTCAGAAGACTTTGGCACAGGATTATAGCTTCAGC GTGGACGGACTCCTTTTCTACCACCGGGAGACTCACTACACGCCAGGCAGTACCCCGCTGGTGGGCTGGCTCAGGCCCTACATGGTGGCAGACATTCTGGGCATGGAGGTGCCACAGTGCCCCCTCACCACAAAGCCCAACTATGCCGGTCACCAGATGCAGCAGATTCTGGAGCACAAGAAGACGTCCACTGAGGTTCGGCCGGCAGATCAGAATGGGACATATGAGCTGGAGCATCTCTCCACACCAGACACCCAGACAGAAGCTAACAAGCACAGAGAGGGCATGGAGAGCTGA
- the snupn gene encoding snurportin-1 isoform X2, producing MEALTQALSSSFSVSREPNSTSAPHPRLGQYKARYSALEQHERRRKFLEQQKLKRLNYVNHARHLADGDWTGTDSDEEEERQKSLSQDEAEDEGMEIEQRRKLPKHYANQLMLSEWLVDVPVDLSSDWLLVVCPVGKRSLVVASKGSTASYTKSGYCVNRFPSLLPGGNRHNSAIGKDYTILDCIYSEVDRTYYILDVMCWRGHPVYDCPTEFRFYWLQSKVEEVEGLSEIGKRNPFRFVSLNSISCSTECIQKTLAQDYSFSVDGLLFYHRETHYTPGSTPLVGWLRPYMVADILGMEVPQCPLTTKPNYAGHQMQQILEHKKTSTEVRPADQNGTYELEHLSTPDTQTEANKHREGMES from the exons ATGGAGGCCTTGACGCAAGCACTCTCCTCCAGTTTCTCTGTATCCAGAGAGCCCAACAGCACATCCGCTCCCCACCCGCGCCTGGGCCAGTATAAGGCTAGATATAGCGCGCTAGAACAGCATGAACGGCGGAGGAAATTCCTGGAGCAGCAAAAACT GAAAAGACTCAACTACGTGAATCATGCCCGCCACTTGGCCGATGGAGACTGGACGGGGACGgacagtgatgaagaggaggagagacaaaAGAGCCTGTCACAGGATGAAGCGGAAGATGAAGGAATGGAGATTGAGCAACGACGAAAGCTGCCAAAGCACTACGCCAACCAG CTGATGCTGTCAGAGTGGCTGGTGGATGTCCCTGTGGATCtaagctctgattggctgctcgTGGTCTGTCCTGTAGGGAAGCGCTCTCTTGTTGTTGCATCTAAG GGTTCCACTGCGTCATACACTAAAAGTGGGTACTGTGTAAATCGTTTCCCCTCTTTGCTACCAGGAGGGAACAGGCACAATTCAGCCATAGGGAAAG ATTATACCATCCTAGACTGCATTTACAGTGAAGTGGATAGGACCTACTACATCCTGGATGTGATGTGCTGGAGAGGACATCCTGTATATGACTGTCCT ACAGAGTTCCGGTTCTACTGGTTGCAGTCGAAGGTTGAAGAGGTGGAAGGACTGTCCGAGATTGGCAAACGGAATCCT TTCCGTTTTGTGAGTCTTAACAGCATCAGCTGTTCAACAGAGTGCATTCAGAAGACTTTGGCACAGGATTATAGCTTCAGC GTGGACGGACTCCTTTTCTACCACCGGGAGACTCACTACACGCCAGGCAGTACCCCGCTGGTGGGCTGGCTCAGGCCCTACATGGTGGCAGACATTCTGGGCATGGAGGTGCCACAGTGCCCCCTCACCACAAAGCCCAACTATGCCGGTCACCAGATGCAGCAGATTCTGGAGCACAAGAAGACGTCCACTGAGGTTCGGCCGGCAGATCAGAATGGGACATATGAGCTGGAGCATCTCTCCACACCAGACACCCAGACAGAAGCTAACAAGCACAGAGAGGGCATGGAGAGCTGA
- the snx33 gene encoding sorting nexin-33 has protein sequence MSLKAKALYTFQSENAEEISIQENEELVIFDENSVDGWLRGENSRGERGLFPASYVEIIRPRSNSNLTDCSLSPAGSPAKEHFYYSPTTNTTFYDDDDDDWDDWDDSSTVVEDEDPRRAVGANGHAHQSPNPNVHYRAKPHMERQDSISSSRKGSMVGRNLNRFSSFVRSGVEAFVLGDVPMMAKIAEAYSIEMGSQGPQWKESPQPFSCSIEDPTKQTKFKGIKTYISYRVTPSHTGRPVYRRYKHFDWLYNRLLHKFTVISVPHLPEKQATGRFEEDFIEKRKRRLILWMDHMTSHPVLSQYEGFEHFLMCGDDKQWKLGKRRAEKDELVGAHFMLTLHIPNEHQDLQDVEERVDTFKAFAKKMDDSVMQLTHVASELVRKHLGGFRKEFQRLGHAFQSISQAFMLDPPHTSDALNAAISHTGRTYENIGEMFAEQPKYDLFHMLDKLSLYQGLLSNFPDIIHLQKGAFAKVKESQRMSDEGKMDQDEADGIRKRCRTVGFALQAEMSHFHRRREVDFKEMMQAYLRQQIAFYQRVGQQLERTLHMYDSL, from the exons ATGTCACTGAAAGCTAAAGCACTTTATACTTTCCAAAGTGAGAatgcagaggagatcagcataCAGGAGAATGAGGAGCTAGTTATCTTTGATGAGAATTCTGTAGATGGCTGGTTACGAGGAGAAAACAGCCGTGGAGAGAGAGGCCTATTCCCAGCCTCTTACGTTGAGATTATACGGCCACGTTCCAACTCCAACCTGACTGACTGCTCCCTCAGCCCTGCTGGCTCCCCTGCAAAAGAACATTTCTACTACTCCCCTACTACTAACACCACCTTCTatgacgatgatgacgatgacTGGGATGACTGGGACGACAGCTCTACGGTGGTTGAGGATGAAGACCCTCGCAGGGCGGTGGGTGCAAATGGCCATGCCCATCAGAGTCCCAACCCCAACGTGCACTACCGTGCCAAGCCTCACATGGAGCGCCAGGACAGCATCTCTAGCTCCAGGAAGGGCAGCATGGTGGGCAGGAACCTCAACCGCTTCTCCAGTTTTGTGCGCTCAGGTGTAGAGGCATTCGTGCTTGGCGATGTGCCCATGATGGCAAAGATAGCTGAGGCCTATAGCATAGAGATGGGCTCCCAGGGGCCTCAGTGGAAGGAGAGTCCCCAGCCATTCTCCTGCTCCATTGAAGATCCCACCAAACAGACTAAGTTCAAAGGCATTAAGACTTACATTTCCTACCGGGTCACTCCCAGTCACACCGGCAGACCTGTGTACCGCCGCTACAAGCACTTCGACTGGCTCTACAATCGCCTGCTGCACAAGTTCACCGTCATCTCCGTCCCCCACCTGCCTGAGAAACAGGCCACTGGGCGTTTCGAGGAGGACTTCAttgagaagaggaagaggaggctcaTCCTGTGGATGGATCACATGACCAGCCACCCGGTGCTGTCCCAGTATGAGGGTTTTGAGCACTTCCTCATGTGTGGCGATGACAAGCAGTGGAAGCTGGGGAAGCGGCGGGCAGAGAAGGACGAGCTGGTGGGTGCCCACTTTATGCTCACGCTACACATCCCCAACGAACACCAGGACCTGCAGGATGTGGAGGAGCGTGTCGACACCTTCAAGGCCTTTGCCAAGAAAATGGATGACAGCGTGATGCAGCTGACGCACGTGGCCTCCGAGCTCGTCCGTAAGCATCTTGGGGGCTTCCGCAAGGAGTTCCAGCGACTGGGTCATGCTTTCCAGTCCATCAGCCAGGCGTTCATGCTTGACCCACCGCACACCTCAGACGCCCTCAATGCCGccatctcacacacaggccGCACTTACGAGAACATTGGAGAGATGTTTGCCGAGCAACCCAAATATGACCTGTTCCACATGCTGGACAAACTGTCGCTCTACCAAGGTTTGCTGTCCAACTTCCCGGACATCATTCATTTACAGAAAG GTGCATTTGCAAAGGTGAAAGAGTCACAGCGTATGAGCGATGAGGGTAAGATGGACCAGGACGAGGCCGACGGCATTCGCAAGCGCTGCAGGACTGTGGGCTTCGCCCTGCAGGCCGAGATGAGTCACTTCCACCGTCGTCGCGAGGTGGACTTCAAGGAGATGATGCAGGCCTACCTTCGCCAGCAGATCGCCTTCTACCAGCGTGTGGGTCAGCAGCTGGAGAGGACACTGCACATGTATGACAGCCTGTAG